The Gadus macrocephalus chromosome 21, ASM3116895v1 genome has a segment encoding these proteins:
- the gareml gene encoding GRB2-associated and regulator of MAPK protein 1 isoform X1, with protein sequence MEKLSASLSEIAWSPLALPLDAVVSKFRLPTLVRLAHGECVEGLAEEDVVLLHSCRQWTTVTAHSLEEGHYVIGPKIDIPLQYQGRFKLLDEDRDVRDPVQYFCSVEEVAAAFPDRVFVMEAITFSVKVVSGEFSEDSEQYSFTLQAGDELSLMGKAELLCATPSREKSGLSALLRRLGKTPRSKTPCLVCMNHRTNQSLSLPFACRGRFCTRSPLEQGMLGTEHTVRSVIERVRLPVNVSVPARPPRNPYDRHAVREGHRYKLLNIVSKTVVLCLVLRRQEVSPSHFLLLRCMPRFAVAEASVHAAALESLLLRHAFDADAYSRAVRETRPELEGVAEECVSPRRSGGVCVSDVLGPALHRIALCGYGGGSYGGGVSNNGGGGGGDASEALSRRCRVSLGEAPLEEREYTTPEWSDAESRAGEEIPYEELWTNQNAEGLGKEPNLIAFHSSSSMDGTLGTVVTSVVSAPPPIPPKSDAVREECRFLIAPPIPPRCSKAECVSSPAPSPPVPPRFPKLSASPRPNRSFYSSGLQDSLSPSPDNSLYCYPCSWGDCPAPLPAQPSPEPIPSLPAVGTSNPHVAQATWSEPWLESFSSGPRLRPPPPQSRFAPFGALNPFNRQSPCPSPEPPANPATDASRGAEGGGTSMGGGGDTSLALAGDPAWRPPADLSALSLEEVSACLRFIGLSEAAVGVFQRERIDGRLLVQLTEDILSHDFHLSRLHVTKITQFIQGWRPKI encoded by the exons TTCCGGTTGCCTACTTTGGTCCGTCTAGCCCACG GTGAGTGTGTGGAGGGCCTTGCGGAGGAGGACGTGGTGCTGCTCCACTCGTGCCGCCAGTGGACCACGGTGACGGCCCACAGCCTCGAGGAGGGACACTACGTCATCGGTCCCAAGATAGACATCCCACTCCAGTACCAGG GGAGGTTCAAGCTGCTGGACGAGGACCGTGACGTGCGCGACCCCGTGCAGTACTTCTGCAGCGTGGAGGAGGTGGCCGCCGCCTTCCCCGACCGCGTCTTCGTCATGGAAGCCATCACCTTCAGTGTCAAG gtggTGTCCGGGGAATTCAGCGAGGACAGCGAACAGTACAGCTTCACTCTGCAGGCTGGGGATGAGCTGTCACTCATGGGGAAGGCGGAGCTCCTGTGTGCCACGCCCTCTCGGGAGAAGAGTGGACTGAGCGCGCTCCTCAGGCGGCTGGGCAAGACGCCCCGAA GTAAAACCCCGTGCCTGGTCTGCATGAACCACCGCACCAACCAGAGCCTGAGCCTGCCCTTCGCCTGCCGCGGCCGCTTCTGCACGCGCTCCCCGCTGGAGCAAGGCATGCTGGGCACCGAGCACACGGTGCGCAGCGTCATCGAGCGCGTGCGCCTCCCCGTCAACGTGTCGGTGCCGGCGCGGCCGCCGCGCAACCCCTACGACCGGCACGCCGTGCGCGAGGGCCACCGCTACAAGCTGCTCAACATCGTCAGCAAGACGGTGGTGCTGTGCCTGGTGCTGCGGCGGCAGGAAGTCTCGCCCTCCCACTTCCTGCTGCTGCGCTGCATGCCCCGCTTCGCCGTGGCCGAGGCCTCCGTGCACGCGGCGGCGCTGGAGAGCCTGCTGCTGCGCCACGCCTTCGACGCCGACGCCTACTCGCGCGCCGTGAGGGAGACGCGGCCCGAGCTGGAGGGCGTGGCCGAGGAGTGCGTGAGCCCGCGCCGCTCCGGGGGCGTCTGCGTGTCGGATGTGCTGGGCCCCGCCCTGCACCGCATCGCGCTCTGCGGCTACGGCGGCGGCAGCTACGGCGGCGGCGTTAGCAAtaacggcggcggcgggggtggCGATGCGTCGGAGGCGCTGTCCCGCCGCTGCAGGGTCTCGCTGGGAGAGGCGCCCCTGGAGGAGCGGGAGTACACGACGCCCGAGTGGTCCGACGCCGAGAGCCGGGCCGGGGAGGAGATCCCCTATGAGGAGCTGTGGACCAATCAGAACGCAGAGGGCCTGGGCAAGGAGCCCAACCTCATCGccttccactcctcctcctctatggaCGGAACCCTGGGCACCGTGGTGACCAGCGTGGtgtcagccccgccccccataCCGCCCAAGTCAGACGCT gtGAGAGAGGAGTGCCGGTTCCTCATcgcccctcccatccctcctcgCTGTTCTAAAGCGGAGTGTGTGTCCAGcccggcccccagcccccccgtcCCGCCGCGCTTCCCCAAGCTCTCCGCCTCCCCCCGACCCAACAGGTCCTTCTACTCCTCAGGCCTGCAGGACAG TTTGTCCCCCTCTCCAGACAACTCCCTGTACTGCTACCCCTGCTCCTGGGGCGACTGCCCCGCCCCCTTGCCCGCCCAACCAAGCCCTGAGCCAATCCCCAGCCTCCCTGCCGTGGGAACGTCCAATCCGCACGTGGCCCAGGCCACCTGGTCCGAGCCCTGGCTGGAGTCGTTCAGCTCCGGTCCTCGCCTCAGGCCGCCGCCCCCTCAGAGCCGATTTGCTCCCTTCGGAGCGCTAAATCCCTTCAACCGCCAATCCCCATGCCCGTCCCCCGAGCCCCCGGCCAATCCCGCGACAGACGCCTCCCGAGGTGCGGAAGGGGGCGGTACTTCGATGGGAGGGGGCGGGGACACGTCGCTGGCCCTGGCCGGCGACCCCGCCTGGCGGCCCCCCGCCgacctctctgctctctcattGGAGGAGGTGTCCGCCTGCCTGCGGTTCATCGGCCTATCGGAGGCGGCGGTGGGCGTGTTCCAGCGGGAGCGCATCGACGGCCGCCTCCTGGTGCAGCTCACCGAGGACATCCTGTCACATGACTTCCACCTGAGCAGACTGCACGTCACCAAGATCACACAGTTCATACAGGGCTGGCGGCCCaagatataa
- the gareml gene encoding GRB2-associated and regulator of MAPK protein 1 isoform X2 has translation MLMMTMMKGKSAGRFKLLDEDRDVRDPVQYFCSVEEVAAAFPDRVFVMEAITFSVKVVSGEFSEDSEQYSFTLQAGDELSLMGKAELLCATPSREKSGLSALLRRLGKTPRSKTPCLVCMNHRTNQSLSLPFACRGRFCTRSPLEQGMLGTEHTVRSVIERVRLPVNVSVPARPPRNPYDRHAVREGHRYKLLNIVSKTVVLCLVLRRQEVSPSHFLLLRCMPRFAVAEASVHAAALESLLLRHAFDADAYSRAVRETRPELEGVAEECVSPRRSGGVCVSDVLGPALHRIALCGYGGGSYGGGVSNNGGGGGGDASEALSRRCRVSLGEAPLEEREYTTPEWSDAESRAGEEIPYEELWTNQNAEGLGKEPNLIAFHSSSSMDGTLGTVVTSVVSAPPPIPPKSDAVREECRFLIAPPIPPRCSKAECVSSPAPSPPVPPRFPKLSASPRPNRSFYSSGLQDSLSPSPDNSLYCYPCSWGDCPAPLPAQPSPEPIPSLPAVGTSNPHVAQATWSEPWLESFSSGPRLRPPPPQSRFAPFGALNPFNRQSPCPSPEPPANPATDASRGAEGGGTSMGGGGDTSLALAGDPAWRPPADLSALSLEEVSACLRFIGLSEAAVGVFQRERIDGRLLVQLTEDILSHDFHLSRLHVTKITQFIQGWRPKI, from the exons AtgctgatgatgacgatgatgaaggGTAAGAGCGCAG GGAGGTTCAAGCTGCTGGACGAGGACCGTGACGTGCGCGACCCCGTGCAGTACTTCTGCAGCGTGGAGGAGGTGGCCGCCGCCTTCCCCGACCGCGTCTTCGTCATGGAAGCCATCACCTTCAGTGTCAAG gtggTGTCCGGGGAATTCAGCGAGGACAGCGAACAGTACAGCTTCACTCTGCAGGCTGGGGATGAGCTGTCACTCATGGGGAAGGCGGAGCTCCTGTGTGCCACGCCCTCTCGGGAGAAGAGTGGACTGAGCGCGCTCCTCAGGCGGCTGGGCAAGACGCCCCGAA GTAAAACCCCGTGCCTGGTCTGCATGAACCACCGCACCAACCAGAGCCTGAGCCTGCCCTTCGCCTGCCGCGGCCGCTTCTGCACGCGCTCCCCGCTGGAGCAAGGCATGCTGGGCACCGAGCACACGGTGCGCAGCGTCATCGAGCGCGTGCGCCTCCCCGTCAACGTGTCGGTGCCGGCGCGGCCGCCGCGCAACCCCTACGACCGGCACGCCGTGCGCGAGGGCCACCGCTACAAGCTGCTCAACATCGTCAGCAAGACGGTGGTGCTGTGCCTGGTGCTGCGGCGGCAGGAAGTCTCGCCCTCCCACTTCCTGCTGCTGCGCTGCATGCCCCGCTTCGCCGTGGCCGAGGCCTCCGTGCACGCGGCGGCGCTGGAGAGCCTGCTGCTGCGCCACGCCTTCGACGCCGACGCCTACTCGCGCGCCGTGAGGGAGACGCGGCCCGAGCTGGAGGGCGTGGCCGAGGAGTGCGTGAGCCCGCGCCGCTCCGGGGGCGTCTGCGTGTCGGATGTGCTGGGCCCCGCCCTGCACCGCATCGCGCTCTGCGGCTACGGCGGCGGCAGCTACGGCGGCGGCGTTAGCAAtaacggcggcggcgggggtggCGATGCGTCGGAGGCGCTGTCCCGCCGCTGCAGGGTCTCGCTGGGAGAGGCGCCCCTGGAGGAGCGGGAGTACACGACGCCCGAGTGGTCCGACGCCGAGAGCCGGGCCGGGGAGGAGATCCCCTATGAGGAGCTGTGGACCAATCAGAACGCAGAGGGCCTGGGCAAGGAGCCCAACCTCATCGccttccactcctcctcctctatggaCGGAACCCTGGGCACCGTGGTGACCAGCGTGGtgtcagccccgccccccataCCGCCCAAGTCAGACGCT gtGAGAGAGGAGTGCCGGTTCCTCATcgcccctcccatccctcctcgCTGTTCTAAAGCGGAGTGTGTGTCCAGcccggcccccagcccccccgtcCCGCCGCGCTTCCCCAAGCTCTCCGCCTCCCCCCGACCCAACAGGTCCTTCTACTCCTCAGGCCTGCAGGACAG TTTGTCCCCCTCTCCAGACAACTCCCTGTACTGCTACCCCTGCTCCTGGGGCGACTGCCCCGCCCCCTTGCCCGCCCAACCAAGCCCTGAGCCAATCCCCAGCCTCCCTGCCGTGGGAACGTCCAATCCGCACGTGGCCCAGGCCACCTGGTCCGAGCCCTGGCTGGAGTCGTTCAGCTCCGGTCCTCGCCTCAGGCCGCCGCCCCCTCAGAGCCGATTTGCTCCCTTCGGAGCGCTAAATCCCTTCAACCGCCAATCCCCATGCCCGTCCCCCGAGCCCCCGGCCAATCCCGCGACAGACGCCTCCCGAGGTGCGGAAGGGGGCGGTACTTCGATGGGAGGGGGCGGGGACACGTCGCTGGCCCTGGCCGGCGACCCCGCCTGGCGGCCCCCCGCCgacctctctgctctctcattGGAGGAGGTGTCCGCCTGCCTGCGGTTCATCGGCCTATCGGAGGCGGCGGTGGGCGTGTTCCAGCGGGAGCGCATCGACGGCCGCCTCCTGGTGCAGCTCACCGAGGACATCCTGTCACATGACTTCCACCTGAGCAGACTGCACGTCACCAAGATCACACAGTTCATACAGGGCTGGCGGCCCaagatataa